In a genomic window of Paracoccaceae bacterium:
- a CDS encoding tyrosine-type recombinase/integrase has translation MAGSHAVRILNRAVDEGKLAEHHCHELHRLYEVARSEIIWTPADREALNAIASEWVRRILCVACETGLRPADLTKLPSAHIEDTPGGRRLRVRTNTRKRLAHIPTTPVLAEVIDATPSDRVLILTNANGNRLTPHLASDGVRQWRDKAMLSDELRLYDVRGTAATRLLNEGLSLAEIANHIGWSIRYAANLIEHDARVSPDETDAVLVKLARAKGGVA, from the coding sequence ATGGCTGGAAGTCACGCTGTCAGAATTCTCAACCGGGCGGTGGATGAGGGCAAGCTAGCTGAACATCACTGCCACGAGCTGCACCGCCTTTATGAAGTTGCCCGGTCGGAAATCATTTGGACCCCGGCGGATCGCGAGGCTTTGAATGCGATTGCGTCGGAGTGGGTGCGCCGGATTCTCTGTGTTGCTTGCGAAACAGGCTTGCGACCGGCTGATCTAACTAAGTTGCCCTCGGCCCACATCGAAGACACACCGGGCGGTCGTCGTCTGCGGGTAAGAACGAACACGCGCAAACGGCTTGCTCATATCCCGACTACGCCGGTCTTGGCCGAGGTTATCGACGCGACGCCGTCAGACCGAGTACTCATACTCACCAACGCCAATGGCAACCGGCTGACGCCGCACTTGGCATCCGACGGGGTGCGTCAGTGGCGCGACAAAGCAATGCTGTCAGATGAGCTGCGCCTCTATGATGTACGTGGAACGGCTGCGACGCGCCTGCTCAATGAAGGTCTGTCGTTGGCCGAGATCGCCAATCACATAGGCTGGTCAATTCGCTACGCGGCGAATTTGATCGAGCATGACGCGCGGGTTTCGCCAGACGAAACCGACGCAGTTCTGGTCAAACTGGCACGTGCCAAAGGGGGCGTAGCATGA
- the ptsP gene encoding phosphoenolpyruvate--protein phosphotransferase, protein MAERQETGSRKLLGRLRDAMAGDVEGQARLNRITHLIADSISCEVCSIYLFRDEDTLELCATEGLNQDAVHQTRMKLGEGLVGMVARRRQVVNTADAPQTKGFRYMPETGEEVFSSFLGVPIQRLGDALGVLVVQSRNMREFLPDEVYALEVVAMVLAEMTELGAFVGEGAAMSARHLQPAMYRGTVGQEGAAEGHVWLHEPRVVVTNVIADDPVRELERLREAVEQLRVGVDKMLEIAGNYDKDQQQVLEAYRMFANSKGWMRRMEEDISNGLSAEASVEKEQSLARARMGQVTDNYLRERLSDLDDLSNRLLRILTGQGADTGAEMPADPILIARNIGPAELLEYGRSLKGIVLEEGSVGSHAAIVARALAIPLVVHASRVTTEALNGDHIMVDGEQGIAHLRPDDTVVTAFRDKIAMLAAAQERYSSIRDKPAKTLNGACIALQMNAGLMADLPSLPNSGAEGVGLFRTELQFLVRNQMPRRSELVALYARVLDAAQGKRVVFRTLDIGSDKVLPYMKPNDEPNPALGWRAIRVGLDKPGIMRMQLQALIRAANGRPLTVMFPFVAQFEEYRAARRLMDKTLAGEERLGHILPESVEIGAMLETPSLAFAPIKFFEEVDFLSIGGNDLKQFFFAADRENERVRRRYDTLNVSFLSFLQGIVERCALTQTPLSFCGEDAGRPVEAMCLAAIGLRSLSMRPASIGPVKSLLRRTNLDEVHKVIADARHRGDMSVRPSVMKWLKNQG, encoded by the coding sequence GTGGCTGAACGTCAAGAGACAGGTTCGCGCAAGCTGCTGGGGCGGCTGCGGGATGCAATGGCGGGCGATGTTGAGGGGCAGGCGCGCCTCAATAGAATTACGCACCTTATTGCCGACAGTATAAGCTGCGAAGTCTGTTCCATTTATTTGTTCCGCGACGAAGACACCTTGGAGCTTTGCGCCACCGAAGGTCTCAATCAGGACGCTGTGCATCAGACAAGAATGAAACTCGGCGAGGGGCTGGTGGGCATGGTCGCACGGCGCCGTCAGGTTGTGAATACGGCTGATGCGCCACAGACCAAGGGCTTTCGCTATATGCCCGAAACCGGAGAAGAAGTTTTTTCCAGTTTTCTTGGTGTGCCGATCCAACGCTTGGGCGATGCGCTGGGGGTGTTGGTTGTGCAATCAAGGAACATGCGCGAGTTTCTACCCGATGAGGTCTATGCGCTGGAAGTCGTCGCGATGGTTCTGGCGGAAATGACCGAGCTTGGCGCGTTTGTGGGTGAAGGTGCCGCGATGTCCGCGCGCCATCTGCAACCAGCGATGTATCGTGGGACGGTCGGGCAGGAAGGCGCCGCAGAAGGCCACGTCTGGTTGCACGAACCACGGGTCGTCGTCACCAATGTAATCGCCGATGATCCGGTGCGCGAATTGGAACGATTACGCGAGGCAGTGGAGCAGTTGCGCGTGGGTGTCGACAAAATGCTGGAAATCGCGGGCAACTACGACAAGGACCAGCAGCAGGTATTGGAAGCCTACAGGATGTTTGCAAATTCCAAAGGCTGGATGCGGCGGATGGAAGAAGACATCTCAAACGGGTTGTCCGCCGAGGCGTCGGTTGAAAAAGAGCAATCGCTCGCGCGTGCACGCATGGGGCAGGTGACGGACAATTACCTGCGTGAGCGGCTGAGTGATCTGGACGATCTGAGTAATCGCTTGCTGCGCATTCTTACCGGCCAGGGCGCGGATACCGGGGCGGAAATGCCGGCAGATCCGATCTTGATTGCACGCAACATCGGGCCGGCGGAATTATTGGAATATGGACGTAGTCTTAAAGGGATCGTGCTGGAAGAAGGCTCCGTGGGCAGCCACGCAGCCATTGTCGCCCGCGCACTCGCAATTCCGCTCGTCGTGCATGCGAGCCGGGTAACGACTGAGGCGCTCAATGGTGATCACATTATGGTTGACGGCGAGCAGGGCATCGCGCACCTGCGTCCGGATGATACAGTCGTCACCGCCTTTCGCGACAAGATCGCGATGCTCGCCGCCGCACAGGAGCGTTATAGCTCGATCCGCGATAAACCTGCCAAAACGCTGAATGGCGCCTGCATTGCGCTGCAAATGAACGCGGGCCTCATGGCCGATTTGCCATCCTTGCCCAATTCCGGTGCGGAAGGTGTCGGGCTGTTCAGAACTGAATTGCAGTTTCTTGTGCGCAATCAAATGCCGCGCCGTTCCGAGTTGGTGGCGCTATATGCCCGGGTATTGGATGCGGCACAGGGCAAGCGCGTGGTGTTTCGCACCTTGGACATAGGGTCGGACAAGGTATTGCCCTATATGAAGCCAAACGATGAACCGAACCCCGCATTGGGGTGGCGCGCCATTCGAGTTGGGCTAGACAAGCCCGGCATCATGCGCATGCAGTTGCAAGCTCTGATCCGCGCAGCGAACGGGCGCCCCTTGACGGTCATGTTTCCTTTTGTCGCCCAATTTGAAGAATACCGCGCTGCCCGCAGGTTGATGGACAAAACGCTGGCCGGCGAAGAACGGTTGGGTCACATATTGCCGGAAAGCGTTGAAATCGGCGCGATGTTAGAGACTCCAAGCTTGGCTTTTGCGCCCATCAAGTTCTTTGAAGAAGTTGATTTCCTATCCATCGGCGGTAACGATCTTAAACAGTTCTTTTTTGCCGCGGATCGCGAAAACGAGCGCGTGCGGCGCCGCTATGATACACTGAACGTCTCATTCCTGAGTTTTCTCCAGGGGATCGTTGAACGCTGTGCCTTGACACAGACGCCACTTTCTTTCTGTGGCGAAGATGCCGGGCGGCCGGTGGAAGCCATGTGCCTTGCGGCGATCGGTTTGCGTAGCCTTTCCATGCGTCCTGCGTCTATCGGGCCAGTCAAGAGCCTGCTGCGACGTACCAATCTTGATGAGGTCCACAAAGTCATCGCGGACGCCCGTCATCGGGGTGACATGTCCGTCCGGCCATCCGTCATGAAATGGCTCAAGAACCAAGGGTAA
- a CDS encoding aspartate kinase: MPVLVMKFGGTSVATLDRIRRAAKRVGVEVAKGYDVIVIVSAMSGKTNELVGWVGETSPLYDAREYDAVVSSGENVTAGLMALTLQEMDVPARSWQGWQVPVRTTSAHSAARIEDIPPANITSKFAEGMRVAVVSGFQGVSPEGRITTLGRGGSDTTAVAFAAAFAAERCDIYTDVDGVYTTDPRVSPKARKLDRISFEEMLELASLGAKVLQTRSVELAMRYKVKLRVLSSFEEQSDEAGTLVCAEEEIMESKVVAGVAFSRDEAKMTLVSVADRPGIAASIFTALSEGGVNVDMIVQNISEEGRTDMTWSCPTDQVTRAQKAVADAKSQSIINYHEVIADTDVAKVSVVGIGMRSHTGVAAKMFQVLSAEGINIKVITTSEIKISVLIDRKYMELAVQALHDAFELEKAA; the protein is encoded by the coding sequence ATGCCTGTTTTGGTGATGAAATTCGGTGGCACATCGGTGGCCACGCTGGACCGTATAAGGCGGGCAGCAAAACGTGTCGGCGTGGAAGTGGCCAAAGGGTATGACGTAATCGTCATCGTTTCCGCAATGTCGGGCAAAACCAACGAACTGGTGGGCTGGGTGGGCGAAACATCGCCGCTTTATGACGCGCGTGAATATGATGCTGTTGTGTCATCGGGTGAAAACGTCACGGCGGGGTTGATGGCGCTGACCTTGCAGGAAATGGATGTCCCGGCGCGCAGTTGGCAAGGTTGGCAGGTTCCGGTCAGGACGACGTCGGCACATTCGGCTGCGAGAATTGAAGACATTCCCCCTGCAAATATTACATCCAAGTTTGCTGAGGGTATGCGCGTGGCTGTGGTGTCTGGATTTCAGGGGGTGAGCCCGGAAGGTCGGATCACGACCTTGGGGCGCGGGGGCTCGGATACGACGGCGGTTGCTTTTGCAGCGGCTTTTGCGGCGGAGCGTTGTGATATCTACACCGATGTGGACGGTGTCTATACGACGGATCCGCGTGTGTCGCCTAAAGCGCGCAAGTTGGACAGGATTTCGTTTGAAGAAATGTTGGAACTGGCGTCACTGGGTGCAAAGGTCTTGCAGACGCGGTCTGTTGAACTGGCCATGCGGTATAAGGTCAAACTGCGAGTTCTGAGCAGTTTTGAGGAACAATCAGATGAGGCGGGCACATTGGTCTGCGCTGAGGAGGAAATCATGGAAAGCAAAGTAGTCGCCGGCGTCGCCTTTTCGCGTGATGAGGCCAAAATGACGCTTGTCAGCGTTGCGGATCGCCCGGGCATTGCGGCAAGCATTTTCACAGCGCTCAGCGAGGGGGGGGTGAATGTGGATATGATCGTTCAGAACATCTCCGAAGAAGGGCGAACGGATATGACCTGGTCTTGTCCAACAGATCAGGTAACGCGCGCTCAAAAGGCCGTGGCAGATGCAAAATCACAAAGCATCATAAATTACCACGAGGTCATTGCCGATACCGATGTCGCAAAGGTGTCCGTTGTAGGGATTGGCATGCGAAGCCATACTGGCGTTGCTGCAAAAATGTTCCAGGTGCTCAGTGCGGAAGGCATCAACATTAAAGTCATTACCACTTCCGAGATCAAGATTTCTGTACTGATTGATCGGAAATACATGGAACTCGCCGTTCAAGCGCTCCATGATGCATTCGAGCTGGAAAAAGCAGCCTGA
- a CDS encoding SDR family NAD(P)-dependent oxidoreductase gives MTIVITGASRGIGAGLVKAYAARGEDVIGTTRHGEHVLEVTDPNSHSAFAHTLEGRPVDLLICNAGVYLDKGQVLDGGYPAAQWADSFATNVMGVFLTIQALLPNLRAAPSAKIAIISSQMASSQQAPGGSYIYRASKAAVLNLGRNLASDLKPEGIAVGIYHPGWVKTDMGSQAAAIDVAEAVAGLTERFDILDLSSTGVFETWDGRAHAY, from the coding sequence GTGACCATTGTTATTACAGGGGCCAGTCGCGGAATTGGTGCTGGACTGGTGAAGGCCTATGCGGCGCGAGGCGAGGATGTGATTGGCACCACGAGGCATGGCGAACATGTGCTGGAAGTGACGGATCCAAACAGCCATTCGGCATTTGCCCACACACTGGAAGGCCGCCCTGTCGACTTGCTCATTTGCAATGCTGGCGTCTATCTCGACAAAGGGCAGGTTTTGGACGGGGGCTACCCTGCCGCGCAGTGGGCCGATAGTTTTGCCACGAATGTGATGGGCGTCTTTCTGACCATTCAAGCGCTTTTGCCTAACTTGAGAGCCGCGCCTAGCGCCAAGATTGCAATCATTTCTTCGCAAATGGCTTCTTCGCAACAGGCACCGGGCGGCAGTTACATCTATCGCGCTTCTAAAGCTGCGGTGCTGAATTTGGGTCGCAATCTGGCAAGTGATCTGAAACCTGAAGGCATTGCCGTTGGTATTTATCACCCGGGCTGGGTGAAAACTGACATGGGCAGCCAAGCGGCCGCAATTGACGTCGCTGAAGCTGTGGCGGGGCTGACTGAACGATTTGATATCCTCGACCTGTCAAGCACAGGCGTCTTTGAAACCTGGGACGGGCGCGCGCACGCTTATTGA
- a CDS encoding DUF1178 family protein produces the protein MIQFALKCENEHTFDSWFKSASAFDALKASGHLSCAICGSSDVKKAIMAPRVSTATSDTPEKPLQTAMTEQEKALNKMRQHVEKNADYVGPRFADEARSMYLGAAPERAIYGEANAAEAKALIEDGVPVAPLPFLPNRKAN, from the coding sequence ATGATTCAATTTGCGCTCAAATGTGAAAACGAACACACTTTTGACAGTTGGTTCAAATCCGCGTCAGCATTCGATGCCCTGAAGGCGTCTGGACATCTGTCCTGTGCAATTTGTGGCAGCAGCGATGTGAAAAAAGCAATTATGGCGCCAAGGGTGTCCACTGCAACAAGTGACACGCCGGAGAAACCGCTTCAAACCGCAATGACAGAGCAGGAAAAAGCCTTGAATAAAATGCGCCAACATGTGGAGAAAAATGCCGATTACGTCGGGCCTCGCTTTGCTGACGAAGCGCGGTCGATGTATCTGGGCGCTGCGCCAGAGCGCGCGATCTATGGCGAGGCCAATGCCGCTGAAGCTAAAGCGCTGATTGAGGACGGTGTTCCTGTCGCGCCTTTGCCGTTTTTGCCAAACCGAAAAGCGAATTGA
- a CDS encoding NUDIX hydrolase — MIKQLPISLSGARKRDVRTQFAALCYRIKKKKVQILMITSRGTQRWIVPKGWPMDGLTPAESAIQEAWEEAGVRGVSDGRCLGIYSYSKDANDLGELPCLAMVYAVQVNELATVFPEAGQRKRAWMTRKKAARVVEEPELARILRDFDPREDTGFA; from the coding sequence ATGATAAAACAATTGCCAATATCTCTTTCTGGTGCCCGAAAACGGGATGTGCGCACGCAATTCGCCGCGCTGTGTTACCGGATCAAAAAGAAGAAAGTCCAGATACTCATGATCACGTCGCGCGGCACGCAGCGCTGGATTGTGCCCAAAGGCTGGCCCATGGACGGTCTTACACCAGCTGAGTCCGCCATTCAGGAAGCATGGGAAGAAGCGGGCGTGCGCGGCGTATCCGATGGCAGATGTCTGGGTATTTACTCCTACAGCAAAGATGCAAATGACCTCGGTGAATTGCCCTGTCTGGCCATGGTTTACGCCGTTCAGGTGAATGAATTGGCCACGGTGTTTCCCGAAGCCGGGCAACGAAAGCGCGCATGGATGACGCGCAAAAAGGCGGCGCGTGTCGTTGAGGAGCCTGAGCTGGCAAGGATTTTACGTGATTTTGATCCGCGCGAAGATACGGGATTTGCTTGA
- a CDS encoding EcsC family protein, with translation MEDISHVVPIDVNTQLDALAQRYKRAGGGAVELLNVVGGRAEGLLDRLPAPARDGLQSATRLALEKALKVAGSSRQVVPDQKRWLNTAVGTAMGAVGGVGGLPTALAELPVTTTLLLRIIQGVAVEHGFDPAAESVQFDCIEVFASAGPLAEDDGADLGFLSARVTLTGGALKGIIARVAPRLATVLGQKLAAQTVPVLGAVAGAATNYAYTNYYQEMAHVHFGLRKLAIDADVPLETLVLQLRDKTRRRSMA, from the coding sequence ATGGAAGATATTTCGCACGTTGTGCCGATTGACGTGAACACTCAGCTTGACGCGCTGGCGCAGCGATATAAGCGTGCCGGCGGTGGCGCTGTGGAACTGCTCAATGTGGTCGGTGGCCGCGCTGAAGGATTGCTGGATAGATTGCCCGCTCCCGCGCGAGATGGGCTCCAGAGCGCCACGCGTCTTGCATTGGAAAAAGCCCTGAAGGTCGCCGGGTCAAGCCGACAGGTGGTCCCGGATCAAAAGCGCTGGTTGAACACGGCTGTGGGCACAGCCATGGGCGCAGTCGGGGGCGTGGGGGGGCTACCCACGGCCCTGGCAGAACTGCCGGTGACCACCACGTTGCTCTTGCGAATTATTCAGGGCGTGGCTGTCGAACATGGCTTTGATCCGGCCGCTGAAAGTGTTCAATTCGATTGTATTGAAGTGTTTGCTTCCGCAGGTCCTCTTGCGGAAGATGATGGAGCCGATCTTGGCTTTCTCTCGGCACGGGTCACCCTGACGGGTGGTGCATTAAAAGGAATAATTGCCCGGGTTGCGCCGCGGCTGGCGACCGTGTTGGGCCAGAAACTTGCTGCCCAGACTGTGCCCGTTCTGGGGGCAGTTGCGGGCGCTGCTACAAACTACGCCTACACCAATTATTATCAGGAAATGGCGCATGTTCATTTCGGGCTGCGCAAATTGGCGATAGATGCCGATGTGCCATTGGAGACACTGGTGTTGCAATTGAGGGATAAAACTCGAAGGCGTTCCATGGCCTGA
- a CDS encoding N-acetyltransferase, with protein MYHLKIETAQDQHEVEALFDLCFAPGREALSSYRLRDDVASVSELNHVARDEDGVLAGAIRFWPVLAGEAAALLLGPIAVHPTRQGEGLAGDLIHQALALAALQGWARVILVGDEPYYGRFGFERLSRITMPPPTNPERVLGHALHPDAWRGISGDVIRWSDPSKHID; from the coding sequence GTGTATCACCTCAAGATTGAAACCGCGCAGGACCAGCATGAGGTCGAAGCCCTTTTTGACTTGTGTTTTGCGCCGGGGCGCGAGGCACTGTCGTCCTATCGATTGCGCGATGATGTGGCCTCGGTGTCAGAACTGAATCATGTAGCACGCGATGAGGATGGCGTACTGGCGGGGGCGATCCGCTTCTGGCCTGTTCTAGCAGGCGAGGCGGCGGCTTTGCTTTTGGGACCGATTGCCGTTCATCCTACACGACAGGGGGAAGGTTTGGCAGGAGATCTGATCCATCAAGCCCTTGCTCTCGCGGCGTTGCAGGGCTGGGCGCGGGTCATATTGGTCGGGGATGAACCCTACTATGGTCGGTTTGGCTTCGAACGGTTAAGCCGCATCACAATGCCGCCGCCGACCAATCCTGAAAGGGTGTTGGGGCATGCATTGCACCCTGATGCGTGGCGGGGAATTTCGGGCGACGTGATCCGTTGGTCGGACCCAAGTAAACACATTGATTGA
- a CDS encoding flavin reductase family protein — protein sequence MFYRPQDGHGLPHNPFNAIVSPRPIGWISTRTAQGHNNLAPYSFFNGVSYTPPQVMFASTSYKDDQGDTKDSVANVRETGVFCVNIVEYTMRDAMNASSEMLPKETDEFAIAGVAPVECSEIDCARVAQAPASLECRMTQIIAIEGQNNFVVFGEVVGVHIRDNTLVDGRFDVRTFQPLSRLGYRDYTRVTELFELARPDD from the coding sequence ATGTTCTACCGCCCCCAGGACGGCCACGGTCTGCCCCATAACCCTTTCAACGCGATCGTAAGCCCGCGTCCGATTGGCTGGATTTCCACCCGGACCGCGCAGGGGCACAATAACCTGGCACCCTATTCGTTCTTCAACGGTGTCTCTTATACGCCACCACAGGTAATGTTCGCCTCTACCAGCTATAAAGATGACCAGGGGGACACCAAGGATTCAGTTGCCAATGTGCGCGAAACTGGAGTTTTTTGTGTGAACATTGTCGAATATACCATGCGTGATGCGATGAACGCTTCATCCGAAATGCTGCCCAAAGAAACAGATGAATTTGCAATCGCAGGCGTCGCTCCAGTTGAGTGCTCCGAAATCGATTGCGCACGCGTGGCGCAGGCGCCTGCGTCTCTGGAATGTCGCATGACCCAGATTATCGCCATTGAGGGTCAGAACAACTTCGTAGTTTTTGGAGAAGTCGTCGGCGTGCACATCCGTGACAATACTTTGGTTGACGGGCGTTTTGACGTGCGCACATTTCAACCGCTGAGCCGCCTGGGCTATCGCGACTATACCCGCGTCACCGAGTTGTTTGAACTGGCCCGTCCAGACGATTGA
- a CDS encoding SulP family inorganic anion transporter produces the protein MVRTAFRSFTKNLEMTELRWMPEDGFSLGRLRIELLSGLTVALALVPEAVAFAFVAGVNPLVGLYAAFIVGLITALIGGRPGMISGATGALAVVMVALVAQHGVEYLFATVVLMGCLQMVAGVMRWGKFIRLVPHPVMLGFVNGLAIVIFLAQMSQFKVPGTIVNTGHGMSGGEWLSGTPLYLMLALVAATMAIIWVMPRITRVIPAPLAGIGIVAAVVIGFGLDVPRVGDLASIQGGLPALHIPMVPLNWETFEIILPYAVILAAIGLIESLLTLNLVGDMTNKRGGASQECIAQGIANTVTGFFGGMGGCAMIGQSMINVKSGGRTRVAGIAAAVFLLLFILVGSSVIELIPLAALVGVMFMVVIGTFAWNSLTILRKVPLMDAFVILLVTVVTVYEDLAVAVVVGVIVSALAYAWNNARRIYSKTYTTPEGARVYQIQGPLFFGSSEGFSELFDVNGDPSEVIVDFADSRVVDQSALQAIEAVAVKYEGVGKRLQLRHLSRDCHRLLKKAGHLMVDSDDDPEYELAVNYQVRTGILGGH, from the coding sequence ATGGTGCGAACAGCGTTCCGCAGCTTCACTAAGAACCTTGAAATGACTGAATTGCGCTGGATGCCGGAAGATGGATTTTCTCTCGGACGTCTGCGCATTGAGCTTTTGTCGGGCCTCACAGTTGCGCTTGCGCTGGTGCCGGAAGCTGTGGCCTTTGCCTTTGTCGCCGGAGTGAATCCGCTGGTTGGTCTCTATGCGGCCTTCATCGTTGGTCTGATCACGGCTTTGATTGGCGGCAGGCCGGGGATGATTTCCGGTGCGACAGGTGCCCTGGCCGTAGTCATGGTGGCGCTGGTGGCGCAGCATGGGGTGGAATATCTCTTTGCAACAGTGGTGCTCATGGGATGCTTGCAGATGGTTGCAGGGGTGATGCGATGGGGGAAGTTTATCCGCCTTGTGCCTCACCCGGTCATGCTTGGGTTCGTGAATGGACTGGCGATTGTTATTTTTCTGGCCCAGATGAGCCAGTTTAAAGTGCCGGGCACGATTGTGAACACGGGACACGGCATGTCGGGTGGCGAATGGTTGAGTGGTACGCCGCTGTATCTGATGCTTGCTCTGGTGGCAGCCACCATGGCGATCATCTGGGTGATGCCGCGCATTACGCGTGTCATTCCCGCACCTTTGGCTGGCATCGGGATTGTTGCGGCTGTGGTGATCGGCTTTGGCCTGGATGTGCCGCGTGTCGGTGATCTGGCGTCCATTCAGGGAGGATTGCCGGCGCTGCATATCCCAATGGTACCGCTCAATTGGGAGACCTTTGAGATCATTCTGCCCTATGCCGTTATTCTTGCGGCGATTGGGCTGATCGAAAGTTTGCTGACGCTCAATCTGGTGGGAGATATGACCAACAAACGCGGCGGTGCGTCACAGGAGTGCATCGCGCAGGGCATTGCAAATACGGTAACAGGTTTCTTTGGGGGAATGGGCGGCTGTGCAATGATCGGTCAGTCGATGATTAATGTGAAATCGGGCGGTCGCACACGCGTGGCGGGGATCGCGGCAGCAGTCTTCTTGTTGTTGTTCATACTGGTCGGTTCTTCCGTTATCGAGCTGATCCCTCTGGCTGCTTTGGTGGGCGTGATGTTTATGGTGGTTATCGGGACCTTTGCCTGGAACAGTCTGACGATCCTGCGCAAAGTACCGTTAATGGATGCCTTTGTTATTTTGCTGGTGACAGTTGTGACGGTTTACGAAGATCTGGCCGTTGCCGTCGTCGTGGGCGTTATTGTGAGCGCGTTAGCCTATGCATGGAACAATGCGCGGCGAATTTATTCCAAAACCTACACAACGCCCGAAGGCGCGCGTGTGTATCAGATTCAGGGGCCGCTGTTTTTCGGCTCCTCTGAAGGGTTTTCAGAACTTTTCGATGTAAATGGTGATCCCTCGGAAGTTATCGTTGATTTTGCCGACAGCCGGGTCGTGGATCAGTCCGCGCTGCAAGCGATCGAGGCTGTGGCAGTTAAGTATGAAGGCGTAGGAAAGCGACTGCAATTGCGCCATTTGAGTCGGGATTGTCACCGATTGCTGAAGAAAGCGGGTCATTTGATGGTCGATAGCGATGACGACCCTGAATACGAACTGGCCGTAAATTATCAGGTGCGAACAGGCATTCTGGGCGGCCACTGA
- a CDS encoding S-methyl-5'-thioadenosine phosphorylase, translating to MTQTKIAVIGGSGIYDIDGLENAAWTTVASPWGTPSDAILTGTLDGVEMAFLPRHGRGHIHSPSTVPYRANIDALKRIGCTDVISVSACGSFREEMAPGDFVIVDQFIDRTIAREKSFFGTGCVAHVSVAHPTCPRLSDACETAAKDAGITVHKGGTYLAMEGPQFSTLAESKMYRESWGADVIGMTNMPEAKLAREAELCYASVAMITDYDSWHPDHGEVDVTQIIATLMGNADKGRDLVRRLPKLLGNDRAPCPHGCDRALEYAILTAPDARNPALMSKLDAVAARVLA from the coding sequence ATGACTCAAACCAAGATCGCCGTGATCGGCGGCTCTGGCATCTACGATATCGACGGGTTGGAAAATGCAGCGTGGACAACCGTGGCATCGCCTTGGGGCACACCCTCAGATGCGATCTTAACCGGCACCTTGGACGGCGTTGAAATGGCCTTTCTGCCGCGTCATGGCCGGGGCCACATTCATAGCCCCTCAACGGTGCCTTACCGCGCGAATATTGACGCGTTGAAACGGATTGGATGCACGGATGTTATCTCTGTTTCTGCATGCGGCTCGTTTCGCGAAGAAATGGCGCCTGGTGATTTTGTTATTGTAGATCAATTCATTGATCGAACCATCGCGCGGGAAAAATCCTTCTTTGGGACAGGTTGTGTGGCGCATGTCTCGGTGGCGCACCCCACCTGTCCGCGCCTGTCGGATGCCTGTGAAACTGCGGCCAAGGACGCGGGCATCACCGTCCACAAAGGCGGCACATATCTGGCTATGGAAGGCCCGCAATTTTCAACACTGGCCGAATCGAAAATGTATCGCGAAAGCTGGGGAGCGGATGTCATCGGGATGACCAATATGCCCGAAGCGAAACTCGCCCGCGAGGCGGAACTTTGTTACGCGTCGGTCGCCATGATCACGGATTATGACAGCTGGCATCCGGATCATGGCGAAGTGGATGTAACGCAAATCATCGCAACGCTTATGGGCAATGCCGACAAGGGCCGTGATCTGGTCCGCCGATTGCCAAAACTTCTAGGAAATGACCGCGCGCCCTGCCCTCATGGTTGTGATCGTGCGCTGGAATACGCGATTTTAACAGCGCCTGATGCGCGTAATCCGGCGTTGATGTCGAAATTGGATGCTGTGGCAGCACGCGTTCTGGCGTAG
- a CDS encoding LysE family translocator, protein MPFDLWLTFVAASIALLLIPGPTVLLVLSYALSKGRSVAAASAAGVAAGDLVAMTASLAGLGALVLASATLFTVLKWVGAIYLVWLGIKLIRSAPGSGLQPPVTQISASGVFRHTAMVTALNPKSIAFFVAFVPQFLQPQAPLIPQFMILIATFVTLAALNAMAYALLADRLRRLIARPSILTWITRAGGATLISMGVLTATLRRAN, encoded by the coding sequence ATGCCCTTTGACCTTTGGCTCACCTTTGTGGCCGCATCTATCGCGTTGCTGCTTATTCCGGGACCCACAGTATTGCTGGTCTTGAGTTATGCGCTCTCCAAAGGGCGGTCCGTTGCCGCCGCTTCCGCAGCCGGTGTCGCGGCGGGGGATCTGGTTGCAATGACCGCATCGCTTGCCGGTCTCGGTGCTTTGGTGCTCGCTTCTGCGACGCTCTTTACCGTTCTGAAGTGGGTTGGGGCGATTTATCTTGTTTGGCTTGGGATAAAACTGATCCGCTCGGCTCCTGGCAGCGGGCTGCAACCGCCCGTCACACAAATCAGCGCAAGTGGCGTTTTTCGCCATACAGCTATGGTGACCGCTCTCAATCCAAAGTCCATCGCGTTTTTCGTCGCCTTCGTGCCACAGTTCCTACAGCCCCAGGCCCCGCTGATCCCGCAATTTATGATCCTGATCGCGACCTTTGTGACCCTCGCAGCCCTGAACGCAATGGCCTATGCGCTTCTGGCGGATCGGTTGCGCCGTTTGATCGCCCGCCCCTCGATTTTGACCTGGATCACCCGAGCAGGCGGTGCCACCCTCATCAGCATGGGGGTTTTGACCGCCACCCTGCGCCGCGCCAACTGA